From the genome of Miscanthus floridulus cultivar M001 chromosome 10, ASM1932011v1, whole genome shotgun sequence, one region includes:
- the LOC136488985 gene encoding uncharacterized protein — translation MTTGADAIDWPNQHSRMDDGGDDGFAQHDDNTIVASIADGITQHGDDNQIANEGGEERRDWGHNMGLGLQRLNRARRGKLQVVITEGHIRPVVPLVAAKFASECNIIVRNHVPILPHWKLYKKKHASSSKEKEPKEKEPNEKEPKEKEPASAYVDLFLGKLKAKFDINTEDNTVKKGCIEMMQSAVRQQRYRLKAEYFDPFPLHLVTKTSPVKCMTDEQWLKLLESWKSPKKMEMCQKNKDNRGKVKYHHTIGSRAYMVHVENLDDKYNDEEPNAFDLFKECHYRKKNATPLLYKRLLLRWKTSYLQQQKVKNLSLRLKLLLMCLLRTPRRISSCRMWGTRMPGVFPMSRALNWKRRKRPMLSFVYKWLICQIKCKNLSRQGLLIERR, via the exons ATGACCACTGGGGCTGATGCAATTGACTGGCCTAATCAGCATAGCCGAATGGATGATGGAGGTGATG ATGGCTTTGCCCAGCATGATGACAACACCATCGTGGCTAGTATAGCTGATGGCATTACGCAACATGGTGACGACAACCAGATTGCCAACGAAG GGGGAGAGGAGAGAAGGGACTGGGGACATAATATGGGACTTGGTCTCCAAAGGTTAAACCGAGCGCGCCGTGGCAAGCTGCAAGTTGTCATAACTGAAGGGCATATAAGGCCGGTGGTTCCTCTTGTTGCTGCAAAGTTTGCAAGTGAATGCAACATCATAGTTAGGAACCATGTGCCAATACTCCCGCATTGGAAGCTGTACAAGAAAAAACATGCATCAAGTTCAAAGGAGAAAGAACCAAAAGAGAAAGAACCAAACGAGAAAGAACCAAAAGAGAAAGAACCTGCATCTGCGTATGTTGATTTATTCTTAGGAAAACTAAAG GCCAAGTTTGACATAAACACAGAGGATAACACAGTTAAAAAGGGTTGTATTGAGATGATGCAATCTGCGGTCCGCCAACAAAGATATAGGCTGAAGGCAGAATATTTTGATCCTTTTCCACTACATTTGGTTACAAAAACTTCTCCTGTCAAATGCATGACTGATGAACAGTGGCTTAAACTTTTAGAATCATGGAAGAGTCCCAAAAAGATG GAGATGTGTCAAAAGAACAAAGACAACCGAGGGAAAGTTAAGTACCATCACACAATCGGATCCCGTGCCTACATGGTTCATGTTGAGAATTTG GATGACAAATATAATGATGAAGAACCTAATGCATTTGATTTGTTCAAGGAGTGCCACTACAGAAAAAAAAATGCTACACCCCTATTGTACAAGAGGCTATT ACTCAGATGGAAAACAAGCTATCTACAACAACAGAAGGTGAAGAACTTAAGTCTGCGGCTCAAGTTGTTGCTGATGTGCTTGCTGAGAACACCACGAAGAATCAGTTCTTGCAGAATGTGGGGTACCAGAATGCCCGGCGTATTTCCAATGAGCAGAGCACTGAACTGGAAGCGGAGAAAAAGACCAATGCTGAGCTTCGTGTACAAGTGGTTGATTTGTCAAATAAAGTGCAAGAATCTGAGCAGGCAAGGATTATTGATCGAGAGGAGATGA